In Gemella haemolysans ATCC 10379, the genomic window ACTTACTTCCATTTTTAACATTAAAAAGATTTCAACAACATGGACATAAACCTGTTATTTTAGTAGGTGGAGGAACTGGTATTATCGGAGACCCATCAGGAAGAAGTGAAGAACGTCAATTACAAAGCCTTGAAGTAATCGAAGATAACGCTCGTCGTCTTGAAGCTCAACTTCGTAATATTTTCCGTGGAGATGATAATATTGAGTTTGTAAATAACATTGATTGGTTAGGAAAACTATCTATGATTGAATTTTTACGTGATTATGGAAAATTAGTAAACATCAATTACTTATTAGCGAAAGATTCAGTTGCTAGCCGTCTAGATAATGGATTATCATTTACAGAATTCAGTTATACTATACTACAAGGGATTGACTATGCATACTTAAATGAGCATCACAATGTTAAATTACAAATTGGTGGTTCTGACCAATGGGGTAACATTACTACTGGTCTAGAAATTATGAGAAAACTTCGTGGAGATGTTGAGGCATATGGATTCACTATCCCATTAATGTTAAAATCTGATGGAACTAAATTTGGTAAATCTACTGGTGGCGCAGTATGGTTAGATCCAGAACAAACAACACCTTATGAATTTTACCAATTCTGGTTTAACACTGCGGATACAGAAGTAGTACCGGCTCTTAAAAAATTTACATTCTTAGAAAAAGAACAAATTGAAGCATTAAGAGAAAGTTCAGAAAAAGAACCACACTTACGTCTTGCTCAAAAAGCATTAGCTGAAGAAATGGTGAAAATTGTTCACGGTGAAAAAGCATTAGAAAGTGCATTAAACATTACAAAAGCATTATTCTCAGGAAACATTAAAGAACTAACCCACGATGAATTAAAAGCAGCTGTTAAGGGAATGCCAAAATCTGAATTAGAGAAAAAAGAATACAATATCGTAGATTTCCTAGTTGAAAGCAATCTAGTTCAATCAAAACGTCAAGCACGTGAAGATGTAAACAATGGTGCTGTTTATGTGAATGGTGATAAAGTTACAGATTTAGAATATGTTGTAGAAGGTAAAGACAGACTAGAAGATGGATTTACAGTACTTAGACGTGGTAAGAAAAAATATCTGTTAGTAGAATATAAATAATTTAAAAGTAACATATACATAAAGAGGGGAACCGAAATGAATCTAAAAGAAGTTGTTGGTAAAAAAGCTGTAGATTATGTAAAAGATGGTATGATCGTTGGGTTAGGGACAGGTTCAACTGTATTCTATTTTGTTCATGCATTAGCTGATAGAGTAAAAGAAGGATTGAATGTTGAAATGGTATCAACATCGATTCAAACGGTTGAACTAGCTAAAAGCCTTGGTCTTTCAATCAAAGAACTAGAAGAGATTGATCATATTGATCTTGCTGTTGATGGAGTAGATGAAATTGATAAGGATTTTAATGCGATAAAAGGTGGAGGAGCAGCATTATTTAGAGAAAAAATAGTTGCTGATATTGCTCGTGAAGTAATCTGGATCTATGATGAGAGTAAAGATGTAGAAAAACTAGGAAACTTCAACCTACCTGTGGAGATCTTGCCATTTGGTTATAGTCATACTATAAGAAAAATGGAAGAAGTGGGCTTAAAACCAGTGTTAAGATTAAAAGATGGAGCTACTCTCATAACGGACAACAATAATTACATTGTAGATTTACACTTAGGTTACGGATTTGATATTAAAGCTGTAAAAGAAAAACTAGAAAGCATAGTTGGAGTAGTAGAGCATGGTTTATTTTTAAATATGTGTAAACTATGCATTAAGGGAACAGAACAGGGAGCTGTAATTATAGAAAATCCAAATAATTAAGGACGTGAAGGAAAGTTATGAGGAAGAGTTATTTAAGAGGAACATGGTTAAAACTATTCTTTGCAATATTGTTCGTTCTGCTGAGTATCGGGGGGATCCAAAGCATTTATGATGATAGAACAAAATCAGCAGAAGTGCAGTATAAAGAAGGAAAACAATTCCAAAAATCTAGTGGTTATACTTTTATTAAGGTAGAAGCCCTTGAAGAGTTAGATATTACAGATGATAGCCTAAGTGCTGATCAAAAATTCTATATGGTTCAGCATGAACATGGATTTGTAATGTTAAAAGCTTCTAAGGAAGATGTTAAGAAATTAATACAAAGTAATGATATACCAAATGAAAAATTAATAGATTTAAAGGATAAAGATATTTATTCTCCTATTGATGCCATCTTTGAAAGAGGAAGTAAGGGGAGGAAGAATATCTCTCCAGAATTGAAAGAAAAATTTAAAAATGCTGCAGAGCATAGTTCACTAATTAGAGCAAGAGTTTCAGATATAGTTAATGAAATTGTAATAAAGAAAAGTGTAGATGATTATTCAAGTAAATTACGAGAAAAACCATTTACTTCACAGTTTTATTTAATAGTGCCTGGTAAAGGATATTATATTGCAACTTATGCAGTGGAAGTAGTAATTCTTCTTATTACATTTTTCTTAATTAAATCTGTAATAAAAAATATTAGAAAAAATAAAGCTGAATACGAAGAATTATTCATTAAATATCCGGAGACAGAACGAGATTTAGATATTTTAGTACGAGAAGCAAAATATATAAATAAAAAATTAAAGGCCTTAATATACAAAGATGCGTTAATATTATACGGCAAAGGGTTTAATTTCCAATTGTTATCAGGTTTTTCAAAGATAACTTTTGGTAGAGAAATTCGAAAAGGTAGAGTTGTAAGCTATATAGCACACTTCCACAATAATTTTGAAACAGATGAAAAAGTAAAAATCTGTTCGAACTATAAAAATTCAAGAGAAGATATTGATGAATTAGGAAAAACATTAAAACAAACCTTTGGAAAAACAGTAAGATATAATTATTGATAAAAATGTAATAATATTAGAAAACTAAGGCAATACACGTAAATACGGTATATAGAGTATTTTAAAAATATATAAAGAAAACAAAAAGTATAATTATAGAAAATCCAAATAATTAAGGACATGAAGGAAAGTTATGAGAAAGAGTTATTTAAGAGGAACATGGTTAATACTATTCTGGGCAATATTGTTTGTTTTGTTTAGTATCGCATCGACCATAAGACTATATGAAGATAGAACGAAATCAGCAGAAGTGCAGTATAAAGAAGGAAATCAATTCCAAGAATCTAGTGGTTATACTTTTATTAAGGTAGAAGCCCTTGAAGAGTTAGATATTACTGATGATAGTCTAAAAGATAATCAAAAATTTTATATGCTTCAGCATGAACATGGATTTGTAATGTTAAAAGCTTCTAAGGAAGATGTTGAGAAATTAATTCAAAGTAATGATATACCAAATGAAAAATTAATAGATTTAAAGGATAAAAATATTTATTCACGTGTTGATGCTATCTTTGAAAGAGGAAGTAAGGGGAGGAAGAATATCTCTCCAGAATTAAAAGAAAAATTTAAAAATGCTGCAGAGCACAGTTTATTAATTAGCGAAAGAGTTTTAGATGTATTTAAAGAAATTGGAATAAAGAAAAGTGTAGATGATTATTCAAGTGAATTCCGTGATAAATTACGTGAAAAACCATTTCTTTACAACTTTTATTTAACAGTGCCTGGTAAAGGATATTATATTGGATCTTATGGAATGGAAGTGGTAATTCTTCTTATTACGTTTTTCTTAATTAGGTCTGTAATAAAAAATATTAGAAAAAATAAAGCTGAATACGAAGAATTATTCATTACATATCCGGAGACAGAACGAGATTTAGATATTTTAGTACGAGAAGCAAAATATATAAACAAAAAATTAAAGGCTCTAATATACAAAGATGCATTAATATTATATGGTAGAGGGTTTAATTTCCAATTATTATCAGGGTTTTCAAAGGTAACTTTTGATAGAGAAATTCGAAAAGGTAGAGTTATAAGCTATAGAGCACACTTCCACAATAATTTTAAAACAGATGAAAAAGTAAAAATCTGTTCGAACTATAAAAATTCAAGAGAAGATATTGATGAATTAGGAAAAACATTAAAACAAACCTTTGGGAAAATAGTAAGGTATAATTTTTGATAAAAATGTAATAATATTAGAAAATCTAAATAATTAAGGACGAAAAGGAAAGTTATGAAGAAGAGGAAACCAAGAGGTATAAGGTTAAAATTATTTTTTGCTATAATGTTTATTTTTGTTAGTATTGTAGCTGTTGGATCAACATATAATGACACCATACAATCTTCTGAAAGGTCATATGAAAAAGGTGATCAATTTGAAGGTGAAAGTATAGGAATTACATATGTTAAATTGGAAGCTCTTGAGGAACTAGATATAGTTGATAAAGAACTAGACGAAGATGAAAAATTTTATATGGTTGAACACGAAAATGGTTTTGTAATATTAAAAGCTACACAAGATGATATTAAGAAACTAATTCACAGTAGTGATGTACCAGAGAGGAAAATAATAAATCTAAAAGATAAGAATATTTATTCTCGTGTTGATGTAAAAAGAGAAAAAGGAAGTAGCAGAGGAAGAGTTCACATTTCTTTTGAATTATTAGATAAATTCAATGATGCAGCAAAACATAGTTCTTTGATTAAGAACAGAGTTTCAGATGTATTAAAAGAAGAGGGCTCAAATAAAACAGAAGCTTACTATAAAAAATTACAAGAAAAACCTTTTGTTTCTAACGTATATCTAACAGTACCTGGTTATTTATATTACATAGGCACTTATGTATTTACAACGATTTTTGTTCTAGGTACATTATTTTTGATAACTTCTATAATAAAAGATGTTAGAAAATCTAGAGGTTAATATGAAAAACTTATCATTGAATATATAAAGACAGAATATGTTATAAATATTTTAGTGTGTAAAAAAGTCTAAATAAAAAAAGGAAGTGAAGTTATGAAGAAGAGTTATTTAAGAGGAACAAGGTTAAAAATATTCATTGCTATAAACTTGTTTTTTGTTAGTTTGATCGCTACTATAGCTTCGTATAATATCTATACAAAGTCTGCTGAAACATTATATAATGAAGGTGATCAATTCACGGGGAATTATTCCGGAATTACTTATATTAAATTAGAAGCAATCGAAAAACTTGATATAGTAGATGAAAAATTAGCTGACAATGAAAAATTTTATATGGTTCAACACGAACATGGTTTTGTAATATTAAAGGCTACCCAAGAAGATATTAAGAAATTAATCCAAAGTAGTGATGTTCCAGAAAGCAAGATTATAAATCTGAAAGATAAAAATCTTTATTCTATTATCGATGTAATAGAAGAAAAAGGAAGCAAAGGAAAAACTAATATTTCTCCTGAATTGTTAGATAAATTCAATGCTGCTGCAGAACATAGTACTTTGACTAAAGTTAGAATCCTAGAGGTAATTAAAGACCTTGGATTAGATAAGACAAAAGATAATTATAAAAGTAAATTACAAGAAAAACCTTTTATTTCAAATGTCTATATAAAAGTACCTGGAACTATATATTACCTAGGTATTTATGGATTTCCTGCTGCTATTGTTTTGGCTACATTATTGTTAATTAGATCTATAATAAAAGGTATTAGAAAATCTAAAGCGGAATATGAAGAATTATTTATTGAATATCCAGAGACAGAATATGATGTAGATATTTTAGTGCGAGATGCAAAATATATAAATAAAAATTTAAGAGTTTTAATATATAAAGACGCATTGGTATTTTATGGAGGAGTGTTTAATTTCGAATTATTATCAGGATTTTCGAAGATTACTTTTAGTGATATAAATGATTCGAAAAATAATATCCAGTACTATACAGCGGAAATTCATAGAGAATTTGAGTCAAATGAAGTAATAAAAATGTGTTCATATTATAAAGATGCAATAGCAGAAATTACTGAATTAGGAAAAATATTAAAAGAAGAATACGGAAAAGAAGTAGAATATGATTTTTAAGAATAAGGAAGAGGTGTAACAAATGGAAACATTAAAAGATAGAGTAATAGAAGCATTAGAAAATGTAATAGACCCTGAGCTTGGTATCGATATAATGAACCTAGGACTAGTATATGATGTTAAGATGAGTGATGATAATAAGCACGCTATAGTCGACATGACATTAACATCTATGGGTTGTCCTTTAGCTCCTATTATCATCGAGCAAGTAGAGACAGCAATGCTTGGTGTTGATGAGATAGAGAAAGTAGATGTAAATATAGTTTGGGAACCAGCATGGACAAAAGATAAAATGTCACGATATGCTAAGATTGCCCTTGGAGTAATTGATTACGAATAGAATATAAATACAAAAAGCAATTTCAAAATTGAGTTTAAGAAAATTTTGAAGTTGCTTTTTTAATATTATTTATAGAAAATGGGTAGAGAAATTTATAAAAAAATTGTTATTAGAGTAGAATGAAATATATTAAATATGTTATAATTAAAAAGACATTAAAAAAGAGAATGAAAGGAGGCACTATGTACAGAGGAGAAAGACCTAAAAAGGGCGATGTAGTTAAAATAATAGCATATAAACATGATGGCTCTATTCATAGAATTTGGCATAAAAATGTTGTACTAGAAGCGGATGAACAAGTTCTGATTTTAGCTAACAACAGGACACTTGTCACTGAAAATGATGGAAGAACGTGGGTTACTAAAGAAGTAGCTTTAGTATATTTTCATAATGAATGTTGGTTTAATATAATTTGTATGTTTAGGGAAGATGGAGTTCATTATTATTCAAATTTAAGTAGTCCATTTGCATATGATGTAGATGGGGTAAAATATATTGATTATGATTTAGATATAAAGAAATATCCTGATGGAAAATATTTCTTATTAGATGAAGATGAATACAATCAGAATAAAGTACGTTATAAGTACGGCGAAAAAATTGATAAAATCTTGAAATATAATGTGAATAAACTTCAAGAATGGATTGATAAAAATCATGGAGCACTTGCACCAGATTTTGCTGATGTATGGTTAGAAAACTATGAAAAAATAATGGGTGAAGATCAAAATGTTAAAAGGAAAATTTAGTGTCGAAGTAAGACAGGATGAGATTTCAGAAAAAATAGGTTTGCAATTAAAAGAATTTTTATTATCTAGTCATTTGACAGAAGATGTGGAAAATCCAGATTATGTTTTTGCAATTGGTGGAGATGGGACTGTGCTTCGTACTTTTAATAAATATATGGATAAGTTAGACACGGTAAAATTTTTATCAATTCATACAGGTCATTTAGGTTTTTATACTGACTATTCAGTACAAAACTATGAAAAAATATTCTTTGATATATTAGCGTTGACGCCAAAAATCGAGGAATATCCACTGTTAAGAGTTAAAGCATACTGCTCTAATGGAGATTTAGTTTCAGATTATTATTCTTTAAA contains:
- the rpiA gene encoding ribose-5-phosphate isomerase RpiA, which translates into the protein MNLKEVVGKKAVDYVKDGMIVGLGTGSTVFYFVHALADRVKEGLNVEMVSTSIQTVELAKSLGLSIKELEEIDHIDLAVDGVDEIDKDFNAIKGGGAALFREKIVADIAREVIWIYDESKDVEKLGNFNLPVEILPFGYSHTIRKMEEVGLKPVLRLKDGATLITDNNNYIVDLHLGYGFDIKAVKEKLESIVGVVEHGLFLNMCKLCIKGTEQGAVIIENPNN
- the tyrS gene encoding tyrosine--tRNA ligase — translated: MSKLLEDLKYRDLVYQQTDEEGIKELLEKESVSIYCGTDPTGNSLHIGHLLPFLTLKRFQQHGHKPVILVGGGTGIIGDPSGRSEERQLQSLEVIEDNARRLEAQLRNIFRGDDNIEFVNNIDWLGKLSMIEFLRDYGKLVNINYLLAKDSVASRLDNGLSFTEFSYTILQGIDYAYLNEHHNVKLQIGGSDQWGNITTGLEIMRKLRGDVEAYGFTIPLMLKSDGTKFGKSTGGAVWLDPEQTTPYEFYQFWFNTADTEVVPALKKFTFLEKEQIEALRESSEKEPHLRLAQKALAEEMVKIVHGEKALESALNITKALFSGNIKELTHDELKAAVKGMPKSELEKKEYNIVDFLVESNLVQSKRQAREDVNNGAVYVNGDKVTDLEYVVEGKDRLEDGFTVLRRGKKKYLLVEYK
- a CDS encoding DUF402 domain-containing protein, whose amino-acid sequence is MYRGERPKKGDVVKIIAYKHDGSIHRIWHKNVVLEADEQVLILANNRTLVTENDGRTWVTKEVALVYFHNECWFNIICMFREDGVHYYSNLSSPFAYDVDGVKYIDYDLDIKKYPDGKYFLLDEDEYNQNKVRYKYGEKIDKILKYNVNKLQEWIDKNHGALAPDFADVWLENYEKIMGEDQNVKRKI
- a CDS encoding metal-sulfur cluster assembly factor is translated as METLKDRVIEALENVIDPELGIDIMNLGLVYDVKMSDDNKHAIVDMTLTSMGCPLAPIIIEQVETAMLGVDEIEKVDVNIVWEPAWTKDKMSRYAKIALGVIDYE